From the genome of Acidimicrobiales bacterium, one region includes:
- a CDS encoding helix-turn-helix transcriptional regulator, whose amino-acid sequence MKAKLGYRWNLRLLMAQAGMFATSDLVPLLAERGVVLSATQVYRLVTQDPERLNLRTLMALCDILGCTPNDLIEPVAAPAKNRAVAAGTEASVSVLKGRRPRRAEITKP is encoded by the coding sequence ATGAAGGCGAAACTGGGATATCGATGGAACCTGCGGCTGTTGATGGCCCAGGCGGGCATGTTCGCCACCAGCGATCTGGTGCCGCTGCTGGCCGAGCGGGGAGTGGTGCTGTCGGCCACCCAGGTGTACCGGCTGGTCACCCAGGACCCCGAACGACTGAACCTGCGCACCCTGATGGCCCTGTGCGACATCTTGGGCTGCACTCCCAACGACCTGATCGAACCGGTCGCCGCGCCCGCGAAGAATCGGGCCGTCGCTGCCGGCACCGAGGCGTCGGTGTCCGTGTTGAAGGGGCGCCGTCCCCGAAGAGCTGAGATCACCAAACCGTGA